The Streptomyces albofaciens JCM 4342 genome has a segment encoding these proteins:
- a CDS encoding DUF2516 family protein translates to MLIYGFQNVLSWVQLALAVYAAVMLVDAAVRREDAYRAADKQTKGMWLIFLVIATALLFLLPLMSFLPIIGLIAVIVYTVDVRPAVKAVSGGGRGPRRGGGSSSDGPYGPFNGR, encoded by the coding sequence GTGCTGATCTACGGATTCCAGAACGTGCTGAGCTGGGTACAGCTGGCCCTGGCCGTGTACGCCGCCGTGATGCTCGTCGACGCGGCCGTACGGCGCGAGGACGCCTACCGGGCCGCGGACAAGCAGACCAAGGGCATGTGGCTGATCTTCCTGGTGATCGCCACGGCGCTGCTGTTCCTGCTGCCGCTGATGTCCTTCCTGCCGATCATCGGGCTGATCGCGGTGATCGTCTACACGGTGGACGTACGGCCCGCGGTCAAGGCGGTCTCCGGGGGCGGCCGGGGCCCTCGCCGCGGCGGCGGGTCGAGTTCGGACGGGCCGTACGGGCCGTTCAACGGGCGGTAG
- a CDS encoding PP2C family protein-serine/threonine phosphatase, producing MSVPIPRQRTAVLPHQAAPAGHARDAAAGTAEAADPAAEPADTGGPGLTLLLIGEDPTSPVPEMRDRDGRRARVRTARNLTEAERLLTDDVHCILLDLAPAGAPDRADRDGAAPEEGGGRDELGALRAVLRMAPAHAVLVLTAEADAERGAEAVRVGAQDYLFRDELDGSVLSRAVRYAVERKRADLAQRQLTESRMLAQENRRLERGLLPTPLLDGSDLRFAARYRPGRSRALLGGDFYDTVRTPDGTVHAMIGDVCGHGPDEAALGVELRIAWRALTFAGLCGDALLSTLQKVLENERADDEIFATLCLVDIAPDGRHASVCLAGHPAPLLARSGGAPRLLPYEDGGPALGLLPGARWPRRQVVLGGSWSLMMYTDGLIEGRVGEGRERLGQEGMAELVARQMAAGLRGEQLLDAAVTEVRDLNGGELTDDVAVLLLDRGRVRD from the coding sequence ATGTCCGTACCGATACCGCGCCAGCGGACGGCCGTGCTGCCGCACCAGGCAGCGCCGGCGGGCCACGCGCGCGACGCCGCGGCGGGCACGGCGGAAGCGGCGGACCCGGCGGCGGAGCCCGCGGACACCGGCGGGCCGGGGCTGACCCTGCTCCTCATCGGCGAGGACCCCACCAGCCCGGTGCCCGAGATGCGGGACCGGGACGGCCGCCGGGCCCGCGTCCGTACGGCCCGCAACCTCACCGAGGCGGAGCGGCTGCTCACCGACGACGTGCACTGCATCCTGCTCGACCTGGCACCGGCGGGCGCGCCGGACCGCGCGGACCGGGACGGCGCCGCGCCGGAGGAGGGCGGCGGCCGCGACGAACTGGGCGCCCTGCGCGCGGTGCTGCGGATGGCACCCGCCCACGCCGTCCTCGTACTGACCGCCGAGGCCGACGCCGAGCGGGGCGCCGAAGCGGTCCGCGTCGGCGCGCAGGACTACCTCTTCCGCGACGAGCTGGACGGCTCGGTGCTCAGCCGGGCCGTGCGGTACGCCGTCGAGCGCAAGCGCGCCGACCTCGCGCAGCGCCAGCTCACCGAGTCCCGGATGCTGGCCCAGGAGAACCGGCGCCTGGAGCGCGGCCTGCTGCCCACACCGCTCCTGGACGGCTCCGACCTGCGCTTCGCGGCCCGCTACCGCCCCGGCCGGAGCCGCGCGCTGCTCGGCGGCGACTTCTACGACACCGTGCGCACGCCCGACGGCACGGTCCACGCGATGATCGGCGACGTCTGCGGCCACGGCCCCGACGAGGCCGCCCTCGGCGTGGAACTGCGCATCGCCTGGCGCGCGTTGACCTTCGCCGGCCTGTGCGGTGACGCGCTGCTCTCCACCCTCCAGAAGGTCCTGGAGAACGAGCGCGCCGACGACGAGATCTTCGCGACGCTGTGCCTGGTGGACATCGCGCCGGACGGCCGCCACGCCAGCGTCTGCCTGGCCGGCCACCCCGCGCCCCTGCTCGCCCGCTCCGGCGGCGCGCCGCGCCTTCTTCCGTACGAGGACGGCGGCCCGGCCCTCGGCCTGCTACCGGGCGCCCGCTGGCCGCGCCGCCAGGTCGTGCTGGGCGGCTCGTGGAGCCTGATGATGTACACGGACGGTCTGATCGAAGGCCGCGTCGGCGAGGGCAGGGAACGCCTCGGCCAGGAAGGCATGGCCGAACTGGTGGCCCGTCAGATGGCCGCCGGGCTACGGGGCGAGCAGCTGCTCGACGCGGCGGTCACGGAGGTACGGGACCTCAACGGCGGGGAGCTGACGGACGACGTGGCCGTACTCCTGCTGGACCGGGGCCGGGTGCGGGACTGA
- a CDS encoding C40 family peptidase, giving the protein MAATAVALGVTGMLAGTAPAAYADPGPTVSEKRLEEVRTQLENLYRAAEKATEAYNAAKEQVDLQQKEIVKLARNIDRTQRRMDDLKRQAGALASAQYRGGGIPPEARLMLNKDPERFLDDATLVRKSQHAANDLITQLGRTKSALEGYSQDATDRWERLEENRRKKEAAQLDIRKKVEAAQELESRLAAEEKERLRKMEDARALQEQQKWLDSGVLKDIDAHASAAGKKAVAYATAQIGKDYVWGAEGPDTFDCSGLTMRAWEAAGKAVPRTSQEQWRQLPRIDIKDMRPGDLIIYYGDASHVGMYVGDGAIVHAPRPGRQVTLAGAGSMPILGVVRPDK; this is encoded by the coding sequence GTGGCCGCGACGGCCGTGGCGCTGGGCGTGACGGGGATGCTCGCCGGGACGGCGCCCGCCGCGTACGCGGACCCCGGGCCGACCGTGTCCGAAAAGCGTCTGGAGGAGGTCCGCACGCAGCTGGAGAACCTCTACCGCGCGGCGGAGAAGGCCACCGAGGCGTACAACGCGGCGAAGGAACAGGTGGATCTCCAGCAGAAGGAGATCGTCAAGCTGGCGCGGAACATCGACCGGACGCAGCGGCGGATGGACGACCTCAAGCGCCAGGCGGGCGCGCTGGCCAGCGCGCAGTACCGGGGCGGCGGCATTCCCCCCGAGGCCCGCCTGATGCTCAACAAGGACCCCGAGCGGTTCCTCGACGACGCCACACTGGTCCGCAAGAGCCAGCACGCCGCCAACGACCTGATCACCCAACTGGGCCGCACCAAGTCCGCGTTGGAGGGCTACTCCCAGGACGCGACCGACCGCTGGGAGCGGCTGGAGGAGAACCGCCGGAAGAAGGAGGCCGCGCAGCTCGACATCCGCAAGAAGGTCGAGGCCGCGCAGGAGCTGGAATCCCGGCTGGCCGCCGAGGAGAAGGAGCGGCTGCGCAAGATGGAGGACGCGCGGGCCCTCCAGGAACAGCAGAAGTGGCTGGATTCCGGTGTACTGAAGGACATCGACGCCCATGCCTCGGCGGCCGGCAAGAAGGCCGTGGCGTACGCGACGGCGCAGATCGGCAAGGACTACGTGTGGGGCGCCGAGGGCCCGGACACCTTCGACTGCTCGGGGCTGACCATGCGCGCCTGGGAGGCGGCCGGCAAGGCCGTGCCCCGTACCTCGCAGGAGCAGTGGCGGCAGCTGCCGCGCATCGACATCAAGGACATGCGCCCCGGCGACCTGATCATCTACTACGGCGACGCGAGCCACGTCGGCATGTACGTCGGCGACGGCGCGATCGTGCACGCGCCGCGCCCGGGGCGGCAGGTCACGCTCGCCGGTGCCGGGTCGATGCCGATCCTCGGGGTGGTGCGGCCCGACAAGTGA
- the pstS gene encoding phosphate ABC transporter substrate-binding protein PstS, producing the protein MKQLQRKNRVRALAVGALAVTGALTLSACGSDDTSGGGGASSAKASNIKCEGKGKLLASGSSAQKNAMDAWVQVYSGACKDTSINYQPTGSGAGITTFLQGQTAFAGSDSALKPEEVEKSKKVCKGGQAINLPMVGGPIAVGYNVPGVDSLVLDAPTLAKIFDSEITKWNDAAIKKLNPEAKLPDLKIQAFHRSDDSGTTDNFTKYLKGAAPDAWKHEPGKTWEGKGGQAASGSAGVSSQVKQTSGAISYFELSYATASKINTVKLNTGAKAPVEATVDNASKAIAEAKQVGQGSDLALKLNYTTKAEDAYPITLVTYEVVCDKGNKAETLPATKSFLTYIAGKDGQNSLKELGYAPLPTEIADKVRSAVSSLS; encoded by the coding sequence GTGAAGCAGCTGCAGCGCAAGAACCGGGTTCGCGCCCTCGCCGTCGGCGCTCTCGCCGTCACCGGTGCCCTGACCCTGTCGGCGTGCGGCTCCGACGACACCAGTGGTGGCGGCGGGGCGTCCTCGGCGAAGGCAAGCAACATCAAGTGCGAGGGCAAGGGCAAGCTGCTCGCCTCCGGCTCGTCCGCGCAGAAGAACGCCATGGACGCCTGGGTGCAGGTCTACTCCGGCGCCTGCAAGGACACCAGCATCAACTACCAGCCCACCGGCTCCGGCGCGGGCATCACCACCTTCCTCCAGGGCCAGACCGCCTTCGCGGGCTCCGACTCGGCGCTCAAGCCCGAGGAGGTGGAGAAGTCCAAGAAGGTCTGCAAGGGCGGCCAGGCGATCAACCTGCCGATGGTCGGCGGCCCGATCGCGGTCGGCTACAACGTGCCCGGTGTGGACAGCCTGGTCCTGGACGCCCCGACGCTCGCCAAGATCTTCGACTCGGAGATCACCAAGTGGAACGACGCGGCGATCAAGAAGCTGAACCCCGAGGCCAAGCTGCCGGACCTGAAGATCCAGGCGTTCCACCGCTCGGACGACTCCGGCACCACCGACAACTTCACCAAGTACCTCAAGGGCGCCGCGCCCGACGCCTGGAAGCACGAGCCGGGCAAGACCTGGGAGGGCAAGGGCGGCCAGGCCGCGTCCGGTTCGGCCGGCGTGTCCTCGCAGGTCAAGCAGACCAGCGGCGCGATCTCCTACTTCGAGCTGTCGTACGCCACGGCCAGCAAGATCAACACGGTGAAGCTGAACACCGGCGCCAAGGCCCCGGTCGAGGCCACCGTCGACAACGCCTCCAAGGCCATCGCCGAGGCCAAGCAGGTCGGCCAGGGCAGCGACCTGGCCCTGAAGCTGAACTACACCACCAAGGCCGAGGACGCCTACCCGATCACCCTCGTCACGTACGAGGTCGTCTGCGACAAGGGCAACAAGGCGGAGACGCTGCCCGCCACCAAGTCCTTCCTCACCTACATCGCCGGCAAGGACGGCCAGAACTCCCTGAAGGAGCTCGGCTACGCGCCGCTGCCCACCGAGATCGCCGACAAGGTCCGCTCGGCCGTCTCCTCGCTCTCCTGA
- the pstC gene encoding phosphate ABC transporter permease subunit PstC, translated as MNSAPSISSAPPPPAPPASAVSGKAVRPGDRVFLGLSRGSGIALLVIMAAIAVFLTVRSVIAISGDHANFLTFFEWNTSGPEPRFGIAVLAFGTVVSSVIAMVIAVPVAVGIALFISHYAPRRLASPLGYVIDLLAAVPSIIYGLWGALFLVPHLTGLFSWLNDYFGWTGIFSYADEAPRALFTVGVLLAIMILPIVTSVSREVFLQVPKMHEEAALALGATRWEVIRMSVLPFGRSGIISASMLGLGRALGETMAVATVLSPSFLINVSLLNPGGGTFAQNIASKFSEADEFGQDALIASGLVLFVITLLVNAAARLIIARRKEYSGANA; from the coding sequence ATGAATTCAGCACCCTCGATATCCAGCGCCCCACCACCGCCCGCGCCGCCCGCCTCCGCGGTCTCCGGCAAGGCGGTACGCCCCGGAGACCGCGTCTTCCTCGGCCTCTCCCGCGGCTCGGGCATCGCCCTCCTGGTGATCATGGCCGCCATCGCGGTCTTCCTCACCGTCCGCTCGGTGATCGCCATCTCCGGTGACCACGCGAACTTCCTGACCTTCTTCGAGTGGAACACCTCGGGCCCCGAGCCGCGGTTCGGCATCGCGGTGCTCGCCTTCGGCACCGTCGTCAGCTCGGTGATCGCGATGGTCATCGCGGTCCCGGTCGCGGTCGGCATCGCGCTGTTCATCTCGCACTACGCACCGCGCAGGCTGGCCTCCCCGCTCGGGTACGTCATCGACCTGCTCGCCGCCGTCCCCAGCATCATCTACGGCCTGTGGGGCGCCCTCTTCCTCGTGCCGCACCTGACCGGCCTCTTCAGCTGGCTGAACGACTACTTCGGCTGGACCGGCATCTTCTCCTACGCCGACGAGGCCCCCCGCGCGCTGTTCACCGTCGGCGTCCTGCTCGCGATCATGATCCTGCCGATCGTCACCAGCGTCAGCCGCGAGGTCTTCCTCCAGGTGCCGAAGATGCACGAGGAGGCCGCCCTCGCGCTCGGCGCGACCCGCTGGGAGGTCATCCGCATGTCGGTGCTGCCGTTCGGCCGCTCCGGCATCATCAGCGCCTCGATGCTGGGCCTGGGCCGCGCGCTCGGCGAGACGATGGCCGTGGCCACCGTGCTGTCCCCGAGCTTCCTGATCAACGTCAGCCTGCTGAACCCGGGCGGCGGCACCTTCGCGCAGAACATCGCCAGCAAGTTCAGCGAGGCCGACGAGTTCGGGCAGGACGCCCTGATCGCCTCCGGCCTCGTCCTCTTCGTCATCACGCTGCTCGTCAACGCCGCGGCCCGCCTGATCATCGCGCGCCGCAAGGAGTACTCGGGGGCCAACGCATGA
- the pstA gene encoding phosphate ABC transporter permease PstA, with translation MSNTVTAPRPVADSAPLPVSLRQPRLPRWAPAALALAAVAVGCGIGLLAGLESRIQWGLIAALLFVLGTFALAAAVEGTRQAKDRLATSLVWICFILAVVPLASLIWETVARGIKVLDGYFLSHSMGTLPDALPGGGIYHAIIGTLEQVGLAALIAAPIGLLTAIYLVEYGRGKLAKAVTFFVDVMTGIPSIVAGLFILSVWILILGFGPSGFAGAMALAILMMPVVVRSTEEMLKLVPNELREASLALGVPKWRTILKVVLPTSIGGITTGLMLAVARITGETAPVLLLVWGAKTINNNPFEGAQQSLPLYVFQQWQQGSEASYDRAWAAALVLIAFVMILNLVARGIARWKAPKTGR, from the coding sequence ATGAGCAACACGGTCACCGCGCCGCGGCCGGTCGCCGACAGCGCCCCGCTCCCGGTCTCGCTCCGGCAGCCCCGGCTGCCCCGCTGGGCCCCGGCCGCCCTCGCCCTGGCGGCGGTCGCCGTGGGCTGCGGCATCGGCCTGCTCGCCGGCCTGGAGAGCCGCATCCAGTGGGGCCTGATCGCCGCCCTGCTGTTCGTCCTCGGTACGTTCGCGCTCGCCGCCGCCGTCGAGGGCACCCGGCAGGCCAAGGACCGCCTCGCCACCAGCCTGGTCTGGATCTGCTTCATCCTGGCCGTGGTGCCGCTGGCCTCCCTCATCTGGGAGACCGTCGCACGCGGCATCAAGGTCCTCGACGGCTACTTCCTCAGCCACTCGATGGGCACCCTGCCCGACGCGCTGCCCGGCGGCGGCATCTACCACGCGATCATCGGCACCCTGGAGCAGGTCGGCCTCGCCGCCCTGATCGCCGCGCCGATCGGCCTGCTGACCGCCATCTACCTCGTCGAGTACGGGCGGGGGAAGCTCGCCAAGGCCGTCACCTTCTTCGTGGACGTGATGACCGGCATCCCCTCGATCGTGGCCGGCCTGTTCATCCTCTCGGTGTGGATCCTCATCCTCGGCTTCGGCCCGTCCGGCTTCGCCGGCGCGATGGCCCTGGCGATCCTGATGATGCCGGTGGTGGTCCGCTCCACCGAGGAGATGCTCAAGCTGGTGCCCAACGAGCTGCGCGAGGCGTCGCTGGCCCTCGGCGTACCGAAGTGGCGCACCATCCTCAAGGTGGTCCTGCCGACCTCGATCGGCGGCATCACCACCGGTCTGATGCTGGCCGTCGCCCGCATCACCGGCGAGACCGCGCCCGTCCTGCTGCTCGTCTGGGGCGCGAAGACGATCAACAACAACCCCTTCGAGGGCGCCCAGCAGTCGCTGCCGCTGTATGTCTTCCAGCAGTGGCAGCAGGGCTCCGAGGCCTCCTACGACCGCGCCTGGGCCGCGGCCCTGGTCCTCATCGCCTTCGTCATGATCCTCAACCTGGTGGCCCGCGGCATCGCCCGCTGGAAGGCCCCCAAGACCGGCCGCTGA
- the pstB gene encoding phosphate ABC transporter ATP-binding protein PstB, protein MAKRIDVSGLSAYYGSHKAIDDISMTVEPRSVTAFIGPSGCGKSTFLRTLNRMHEVTPGGRVEGKVLLDDENLYGSGVDPVAVRRTVGMVFQRPNPFPTMSIFDNVAAGLRLNGSYKKSELNDVVEKSLKGANLWNEVKDRLNKPGSGLSGGQQQRLCIARAIAVEPQVLLMDEPCSALDPISTLAIEDLIGELKERFTIVIVTHNMQQAARVSDRTAFFNLAAVGQPGKLVEIDETERIFSNPSVQATEDYISGRFG, encoded by the coding sequence ATGGCCAAGCGAATCGACGTCAGCGGCCTCTCCGCCTATTACGGCAGCCACAAGGCCATCGACGACATCTCCATGACCGTCGAGCCCCGCTCGGTGACCGCCTTCATCGGTCCCTCGGGCTGCGGCAAGTCGACGTTCCTGCGCACCCTGAACCGGATGCACGAGGTCACCCCCGGCGGCCGCGTCGAGGGCAAGGTCCTGCTGGACGACGAGAACCTGTACGGCAGCGGTGTGGACCCGGTGGCGGTGCGCCGTACCGTCGGCATGGTCTTCCAGCGCCCGAACCCGTTCCCCACCATGTCGATCTTCGACAATGTGGCGGCGGGCCTGCGGCTGAACGGCTCGTACAAGAAGTCCGAGCTGAACGACGTCGTGGAGAAGTCCCTCAAGGGCGCCAACCTCTGGAACGAGGTCAAGGACCGGCTGAACAAGCCCGGCTCCGGCCTGTCCGGCGGCCAGCAGCAGCGGCTGTGCATCGCCCGCGCCATCGCGGTCGAGCCGCAGGTGCTGCTGATGGACGAGCCGTGCTCGGCGCTCGACCCGATCTCCACCCTCGCCATCGAGGACCTGATCGGCGAGCTGAAGGAACGGTTCACGATCGTCATCGTGACGCACAACATGCAGCAGGCGGCGCGCGTCTCGGACCGTACGGCCTTCTTCAACCTGGCCGCCGTCGGGCAGCCCGGCAAGCTGGTCGAGATCGACGAGACCGAGCGGATCTTCTCCAACCCGTCGGTCCAGGCCACGGAGGACTACATCTCCGGCCGCTTCGGCTGA
- a CDS encoding inorganic phosphate transporter yields MDTFALIVTIGVALGFTYTNGFHDSANAIATSVSTRALTPRAALAMAAVMNLAGAFLGSGVAKTVSEGLISTPEGSKGMGILFAALVGAVVWNLVTWYFGLPSSSSHALFGGMVGAALAGGTTVYWSGVIEKIVVPMFLSPVIGLVLGYLVMVVIMWLFRKSNPHKAKRGFRIAQTVSAAGMALGHGLQDAQKTMGIVVMALVIADVQSAGDAIPVWVKIACALTLSLGTYAGGWRIMRTLGRRIIELDPPQGFAAETTAASVMYTASFMFHAPISTTHVITSAIMGVGSTKGTRAVRWGVAKNIVMGWFITMPAGAAVAALSYWCVHLVFA; encoded by the coding sequence GTGGACACCTTCGCGCTCATCGTGACCATCGGGGTCGCGCTCGGTTTCACGTACACCAACGGTTTTCACGACTCCGCGAACGCCATCGCGACCTCGGTCTCGACGCGGGCGCTGACCCCGCGGGCGGCGCTGGCGATGGCCGCGGTGATGAACCTCGCCGGTGCCTTCCTCGGCAGCGGGGTCGCCAAGACGGTCAGCGAGGGGCTGATCTCCACGCCCGAGGGCTCCAAGGGGATGGGCATCCTCTTCGCCGCCCTGGTCGGCGCGGTGGTCTGGAACCTGGTCACCTGGTACTTCGGACTGCCGTCGTCGTCCTCGCACGCGCTCTTCGGCGGCATGGTGGGCGCCGCGCTGGCGGGCGGTACGACCGTCTACTGGTCGGGCGTCATAGAGAAGATCGTCGTCCCGATGTTCCTCTCGCCCGTGATCGGCCTGGTCCTCGGCTATCTGGTGATGGTCGTGATCATGTGGCTGTTCCGGAAGTCCAACCCGCACAAGGCCAAGCGCGGCTTCCGTATCGCGCAGACGGTCTCGGCGGCCGGCATGGCGCTCGGGCACGGCCTCCAGGACGCCCAGAAGACCATGGGCATCGTGGTGATGGCGCTGGTCATCGCGGACGTGCAGAGTGCGGGCGACGCCATCCCGGTCTGGGTGAAGATCGCCTGTGCGCTGACCCTGTCGCTCGGCACGTACGCGGGCGGCTGGCGCATCATGCGCACCCTCGGCCGGCGGATCATCGAACTGGACCCGCCGCAGGGCTTCGCGGCCGAGACGACCGCGGCGTCCGTCATGTACACCGCCTCGTTCATGTTCCACGCGCCGATCTCCACCACCCACGTCATCACCTCGGCGATCATGGGTGTGGGCTCGACGAAGGGCACCCGGGCGGTGCGCTGGGGCGTCGCCAAGAACATCGTCATGGGCTGGTTCATCACCATGCCCGCCGGTGCGGCGGTGGCCGCCCTGAGCTACTGGTGCGTCCACCTCGTGTTCGCGTGA
- a CDS encoding DUF47 domain-containing protein: protein MRFRLTPRETSFYDMFAASADNIVTGSKLLMELLGADASARTEIAERMRAAEHAGDDATHAIFHQLNSSFITPFDREDIYNLASSLDDIMDFMEEAVDLVVLYSIEELPKGVEQQIEVLSRAAELTAEAMPNLRTMSNLTEYWIEVNRLENQADQIHRKLLAHLFNGKYDAIEVLKLKQIVDILEEAADAFEHVANTVETIAVKES, encoded by the coding sequence GTGCGCTTTCGTCTGACCCCCAGGGAGACGAGCTTCTACGACATGTTCGCCGCCTCCGCGGACAACATCGTCACGGGCTCCAAGCTCCTGATGGAACTGCTCGGGGCGGACGCCTCCGCGCGGACAGAGATCGCCGAGAGGATGCGGGCTGCGGAGCACGCGGGGGACGACGCGACCCACGCGATCTTCCACCAGCTGAACTCCTCCTTCATCACGCCGTTCGACCGCGAGGACATCTACAACCTCGCCTCCTCGCTCGACGACATCATGGACTTCATGGAAGAGGCCGTCGATCTCGTCGTCCTCTACAGCATCGAGGAGCTGCCCAAGGGCGTCGAGCAGCAGATCGAGGTCCTGTCCCGGGCGGCGGAGCTGACCGCCGAGGCGATGCCGAACCTGCGGACGATGTCCAACCTCACCGAGTACTGGATCGAGGTCAACCGGCTGGAGAACCAGGCCGACCAGATCCACCGCAAGCTGCTCGCGCACCTGTTCAACGGCAAGTACGACGCCATCGAGGTGCTCAAGCTCAAGCAGATCGTGGACATCCTGGAAGAGGCGGCCGACGCCTTCGAGCATGTCGCCAATACGGTCGAGACGATCGCCGTCAAGGAGTCCTGA
- a CDS encoding metal-sensitive transcriptional regulator, translating to MTTTDADTDGSTAAAAACHTEGPKTAFRPDPDAVTDHDLGIHGYAKQKDAHIKRLRRIEGQIRGLQRMLEEDVYCIDILTQVSASTKGLQSFGLQLLEEHLRHCVADAAVKGPEAIDEKVKEATKAIERMLRT from the coding sequence ATGACGACCACGGACGCCGACACCGACGGCAGCACCGCAGCCGCCGCGGCCTGCCACACCGAAGGGCCGAAAACCGCCTTCCGGCCGGACCCCGACGCCGTCACCGATCACGATCTGGGCATCCACGGCTACGCGAAGCAGAAGGACGCGCACATCAAGAGGCTGCGCCGGATCGAGGGCCAGATCCGCGGCCTCCAGCGCATGCTGGAGGAAGATGTGTACTGCATCGACATACTCACCCAGGTCTCGGCGAGCACGAAGGGCCTGCAGTCCTTCGGCCTCCAACTGCTGGAGGAGCATCTGCGGCACTGCGTCGCGGACGCCGCCGTGAAGGGGCCCGAGGCCATCGACGAGAAGGTCAAGGAAGCCACCAAGGCGATCGAGCGGATGCTGCGCACCTGA